One genomic window of Bacillus mycoides includes the following:
- a CDS encoding GNAT family N-acetyltransferase, with amino-acid sequence MERNISKEYTIRIATENESDSIIILLKEVAQWLQHKEVDQWQYLLGEEATAEILECIREKYTYVVMKEDEIVGTVTVSPKQNEWDEHIFGKEEVSNSLYIHRFAVKRKYKGNGIGEWILHWVEENVQSDKEYLKLDCVGHNQLLNDFYKRCGLEYIGSTDGLSKFQKRRRK; translated from the coding sequence ATGGAGAGAAATATTAGTAAAGAATATACAATTCGAATTGCTACTGAAAATGAAAGTGATAGTATTATAATTCTATTAAAAGAAGTAGCACAATGGCTACAACATAAAGAAGTGGATCAGTGGCAGTATCTTTTAGGAGAGGAAGCTACGGCTGAAATACTAGAATGTATAAGAGAGAAATATACATATGTTGTTATGAAAGAAGATGAAATAGTTGGTACAGTTACAGTTTCTCCTAAACAAAATGAATGGGATGAACATATTTTTGGTAAAGAGGAAGTTTCTAATTCATTATATATTCATAGATTTGCGGTAAAACGGAAGTATAAGGGGAATGGAATAGGAGAATGGATTTTGCATTGGGTAGAAGAGAATGTGCAAAGTGATAAAGAGTATTTGAAGTTAGATTGTGTTGGGCATAACCAACTGTTGAATGATTTTTATAAGCGATGCGGCTTAGAATATATTGGTAGTACAGATGGGCTTAGTAAATTTCAAAAGAGAAGGAGAAAGTGA